The Tachyglossus aculeatus isolate mTacAcu1 chromosome 22, mTacAcu1.pri, whole genome shotgun sequence genome window below encodes:
- the LOC119943406 gene encoding LOW QUALITY PROTEIN: cathepsin W-like (The sequence of the model RefSeq protein was modified relative to this genomic sequence to represent the inferred CDS: deleted 1 base in 1 codon) produces MDLLALLLPCLLAQLGGVVAMASRGPQDLHPNPPPATRLELMEKFKEFQNCYNKSYEDQTEHARRFEIFVQNLARARKLQEEDQGTAEFGVTPFSDLSEDEFLSLYASRFKMPPGWANQTARVPKGPLHRRTCDWRDIKAVTPVKNQGSCRSCWAFAAVGNVESLWHLRTGNQLVSLSVQELLDCGRCGNGCMGGHTWDAFLTVLSNSGLASEEDYPYEARVKRGRCRAKKSRAAWIFDFLILPRDEQYMAQHLADNGPIAVSINMAQLQLYVRGVLHPTRSNCEPDLLNHCVLAVGFGFSNGSSHWILKNSWGPEWGEEGYFRLHHGSNACGIAKYPITAVVKGHASYSSCPL; encoded by the exons ATGGACCTgctggccctgctgctcccctgcctcctggcccagctgGGAGGGGTCGTCGCCATGGCCTCCCGGGGACCCCAG gacctccatcccaatcctcccccCGCCACACGTCTGGAGCTGATGGAGAAATTCAAGGAATTCCAGAATTGCTACAATAAGAGCTACGAGGACCAAACAG AGCACGCGCGACGCTTTGAGATCTTTGTCCAGAACCTGGCCCGGGCCCGGAAGCTgcaggaggaggaccagggcacgGCGGAGTTTGGGGTCACTCCCTTCAGTGATCTCTCGG aGGACGAGTTTCTCAGTCTTTACGCGTCCAGATTCAAGATGCCCCCCGGATGGGCAAATCAAACAGCCAGGGTCCCCAAGGGGCCTCTCCACAGGAGGACTTGTGATTGGAGGGATATAAAGGCCGTCACACCGGTCAAAAATCAG GGATCCTGCCGCTCCTGTTGGGCCTTCGCCGCCGTCGGCAATGTGGAGTCCCTGTGGCACCTCAGGACTGGCAACCAACTCGTCTCCCTCTCGGTGCAAG aGCTTTTGGACTGCGGTCGATGTGGGAACGGTTGCATG GGGGGCCACACCTGGGACGCCTTCCTCACCGTCCTCAGCAACA GTGGCCTGGCCAGCGAGGAGGACTACCCCTACGAGGCCCGGGTCAAGCGCGGCAGATGCCGAGCCAAGAAGTCCAGGGCTGCTTGGATCTTCGACTTCCTCATACTGCCCCGTGATGAGCAGT ACATGGCCCAACACCTGGCTGACAACGGACCCATCGCCGTAAGCATCAACATGGCACAGCTGCAG CTCTACGTCAGAGGAGTTCTGCATCCGACCCGCTCTAACTGTGAACCCGATTTACTAAACCACTGTGTCCTGGCGGTGGGCTTTGGCTTCA GTAATGGTTCCTCTCACTGGATCCTGAAGAATTCTTGGGGCCCAGAATGGGGAGAAGAG GGCTATTTCCGGCTGCATCATGGGAGCAATGCCTGTGGGATTGCCAAGTATCCCATCACTGCCGTGGTCAAAGGTCATGCGTCTTACAGCTCCTGCCCACTGTGA